From Fibrobacter sp., a single genomic window includes:
- a CDS encoding glycoside hydrolase family 11 protein translates to MKSIIKFGLAAACAMATTTFAQTQDFCNTTTHSGTKIETSKNVVGSFTNGIGYELWNEGGNGGSATFYDDGSFNCQMTGAKDYLCRSGLSFNSDKTHEELGHMKADFKLVKNNLSGIDYSYIGIYGWTREPLVEWYIVDNTGSDWMPGDWVAQGASAKKHGVFEIDGAQYTVYEGDRTSYSIDGDNTYFKQYFSVRKTKRDCGTIDISAHFKKWEELGLEMGKLHEAKILGEAGSTSGANAKGEYDFPYAKVYIEGAETPEESSSSVEPIVSESSSSSTDAIHSVRLMAAGSNVQYVFDVQGKFLSTFETENNESLIETLKVRFNSGVYLVKQGNVIKSVTVK, encoded by the coding sequence ATGAAGTCTATTATCAAATTTGGCTTGGCTGCTGCTTGCGCCATGGCTACTACAACGTTCGCTCAGACCCAGGATTTCTGCAATACCACAACCCATAGTGGTACAAAAATCGAAACTTCAAAAAATGTCGTGGGCAGCTTCACTAATGGAATTGGTTATGAACTTTGGAATGAAGGCGGCAACGGTGGTTCCGCTACATTCTATGATGATGGTTCCTTCAACTGTCAGATGACTGGCGCAAAGGATTACCTTTGCCGATCTGGTCTTTCCTTCAACAGCGACAAGACTCATGAAGAACTCGGTCACATGAAGGCTGACTTTAAGCTGGTGAAGAATAACCTTTCTGGCATCGACTATTCCTACATCGGTATTTACGGTTGGACCCGCGAACCGCTGGTGGAATGGTACATTGTAGACAATACCGGCAGTGATTGGATGCCGGGTGATTGGGTTGCCCAGGGGGCCTCCGCCAAGAAACATGGTGTGTTTGAAATCGATGGTGCTCAGTACACTGTTTATGAAGGCGACCGAACTTCTTATTCCATTGATGGCGACAACACTTACTTCAAACAGTATTTCAGTGTTCGTAAGACAAAACGTGATTGCGGTACCATTGACATCTCCGCTCATTTCAAGAAGTGGGAAGAGCTGGGCCTGGAAATGGGTAAGTTGCATGAAGCCAAGATTCTTGGCGAAGCCGGTAGTACTAGCGGTGCAAACGCAAAGGGCGAATACGATTTCCCCTATGCCAAGGTTTACATCGAAGGTGCCGAAACACCTGAGGAATCCAGCTCTTCTGTGGAACCGATTGTTTCTGAATCCAGCAGCTCCAGCACAGATGCAATCCATAGTGTCCGTCTGATGGCTGCAGGCAGCAATGTGCAGTATGTCTTTGATGTTCAGGGCAAGTTCCTTAGTACCTTCGAAACAGAAAACAATGAGTCCCTGATAGAAACCTTGAAGGTAAGATTTAACTCCGGTGTTTACCTGGTAAAGCAGGGCAACGTAATCAAGAGTGTTACTGTGAAGTAA
- a CDS encoding MATE family efflux transporter, translating into MQIQLSDHFDYSRLLRFTLPSIAMMVFTSIYSVVDGYFVSNYAGKQPLAAVNMAWPVIMMLAAVGMMFGTGGSALIAAAQGRGRKQRANEYFSLIVYVVVVLGFVLLGATWFLMEPIMRLLGAEGGLLTESVFYGQVCLIGLPAFIMQMLFQSLFITAEKPQLGFYVTVGAGVANMVLDWVLIGLLGMGLFGAALATDIGFAIGGLIPLFYFARKNSSTLQLGRTSWKPHALLKASFNGCSEMLSGITSSVVTLLYNFQLLRYAGENGVAAFSVIMYVTFIFFALFIGFSSGVAPVISYHFGARNKDELRSLLKRCAVIIGCSGLLLFAIAQLSAPLLSRIFVGYDDVLCNMTVYAFRIVCFTFLISGFNIFGSSLFTALNNGFISATISTSRSVIFEAGSVLLFPLLFGLNGIWFACWGTELAALTMTIFFIIRKRKTYGYL; encoded by the coding sequence ATGCAAATCCAGCTGTCCGATCATTTTGATTATTCCAGGCTTTTGCGCTTTACGCTGCCATCTATTGCCATGATGGTGTTTACTTCCATCTATAGCGTAGTGGATGGTTATTTTGTATCTAATTACGCAGGAAAGCAACCTTTGGCTGCTGTGAACATGGCCTGGCCTGTGATTATGATGCTTGCCGCAGTGGGAATGATGTTCGGTACGGGCGGAAGCGCCCTCATTGCCGCCGCTCAAGGGCGAGGCCGCAAGCAGCGTGCGAACGAATATTTCTCCCTCATTGTCTATGTGGTTGTTGTCTTGGGCTTTGTCCTTCTGGGGGCAACCTGGTTTCTGATGGAACCTATCATGAGGTTGTTGGGTGCAGAGGGTGGCCTTCTTACCGAAAGTGTGTTTTACGGTCAGGTTTGTCTCATTGGTCTACCTGCCTTTATTATGCAGATGCTGTTCCAGTCCCTTTTCATTACTGCAGAAAAGCCTCAGTTGGGTTTCTATGTGACGGTGGGCGCGGGCGTTGCCAATATGGTTCTGGACTGGGTGCTCATTGGCCTGCTGGGCATGGGGTTGTTTGGAGCAGCCCTTGCAACGGACATTGGATTTGCCATTGGTGGCTTGATTCCTCTGTTTTATTTCGCTAGGAAAAATTCCAGTACGTTGCAGTTGGGTAGAACCAGTTGGAAACCGCATGCCCTTTTGAAGGCTAGCTTTAACGGCTGTTCCGAAATGCTGTCGGGAATCACATCGTCCGTGGTGACCTTGCTTTATAATTTCCAGTTGCTGCGCTACGCCGGCGAAAATGGCGTTGCAGCCTTCAGCGTCATCATGTACGTGACCTTTATTTTCTTTGCGCTATTCATTGGATTTAGTAGTGGTGTGGCTCCGGTGATTTCTTATCACTTTGGGGCCCGCAATAAGGATGAACTCCGTAGCCTTCTAAAACGCTGCGCCGTAATTATAGGTTGCTCAGGCTTGCTCCTCTTTGCTATTGCTCAATTGTCTGCCCCCTTGCTTTCCCGGATTTTTGTTGGCTACGATGATGTTCTTTGCAACATGACCGTTTATGCTTTTCGCATAGTCTGTTTTACTTTCTTGATTTCTGGATTCAATATTTTTGGCTCCTCGTTATTCACGGCTTTGAATAATGGCTTTATTTCGGCAACCATTTCAACGAGTCGCTCCGTTATTTTTGAAGCGGGTTCAGTGTTACTGTTCCCCTTGCTTTTTGGCTTGAATGGCATCTGGTTTGCCTGCTGGGGTACGGAACTTGCCGCATTGACCATGACCATATTCTTCATCATCCGAAAGCGGAAAACTTACGGCTATCTATAG
- a CDS encoding glycoside hydrolase family 16 protein, whose protein sequence is MFKKFGIPFVTVAAACAILTSCSSDSNSAAPADNPQDSSIVTPESSSSVTEIVESSSSSVVADSSSSVAPDDDPIVPSSSSGVIPSCSSSAIPGSSSSVIPSNSEGSCNSEATPTSSTTVEEYSSSSVAATDDSPSDTPADPAAFWSDDFQGDALDLNTWSYEIGTGEWGWGNNEQQYYTDRAENIYVKDGYLHIRAALETDAAAIANNFGGKKYTSARIVTKGKFDFAYGTIEARIALPVGKGIWPAFWMLGANIDDASWPLCGEVDIIEAVNDESVVYGTHHWSHEGQHAEYGNSTREYYGTTYPMDITEFHIYKTVWNEKSIAMYVDDFKYQEIGIEDASGEMGTFHKNFFFILNVAVGGQWPGFDIDEAQFPNEMIVDYIRVYKN, encoded by the coding sequence ATGTTCAAGAAATTCGGAATACCATTTGTTACAGTCGCAGCGGCATGCGCAATCCTCACTTCTTGTTCCTCTGACTCGAACAGCGCGGCCCCTGCAGACAATCCGCAAGACTCCAGCATTGTAACACCCGAAAGTTCCAGTTCTGTTACTGAAATTGTGGAAAGTTCTTCCTCCAGTGTCGTCGCGGACAGTTCCTCTAGTGTCGCCCCCGACGACGATCCAATCGTTCCGAGCAGTTCCTCGGGAGTCATTCCGAGCTGTTCCTCAAGCGCCATCCCGGGCAGCTCTTCAAGTGTCATCCCGAGCAACAGCGAGGGATCTTGCAATTCCGAAGCAACACCAACAAGTAGCACAACCGTCGAAGAGTATTCCAGCAGTTCTGTTGCAGCCACCGATGACTCTCCGAGCGACACTCCCGCAGACCCCGCCGCCTTCTGGTCAGATGACTTCCAGGGCGACGCTCTTGATCTGAACACCTGGAGTTACGAAATCGGTACCGGCGAATGGGGCTGGGGCAATAACGAACAGCAGTACTACACCGACCGCGCCGAAAACATTTACGTGAAAGACGGCTACCTTCACATCCGTGCCGCATTGGAAACCGACGCAGCCGCCATCGCAAACAATTTCGGTGGCAAGAAATACACCTCTGCCCGCATTGTCACCAAGGGAAAATTTGACTTCGCCTACGGTACCATTGAAGCCCGCATTGCGTTACCTGTGGGTAAAGGCATCTGGCCCGCCTTCTGGATGCTTGGCGCCAACATCGATGACGCAAGCTGGCCCCTCTGCGGCGAAGTGGACATCATCGAAGCCGTCAACGACGAAAGTGTGGTGTACGGCACCCATCACTGGTCCCACGAAGGCCAACATGCGGAATACGGCAACAGCACCAGGGAATACTACGGCACCACCTACCCCATGGACATCACCGAATTCCACATCTACAAGACTGTATGGAACGAAAAATCCATCGCCATGTACGTGGATGATTTCAAGTATCAGGAAATCGGTATCGAAGATGCCTCTGGCGAAATGGGAACGTTCCACAAGAACTTCTTCTTTATTTTGAACGTAGCCGTAGGCGGTCAATGGCCCGGCTTCGACATTGACGAAGCCCAGTTCCCCAACGAAATGATTGTGGACTATATTAGAGTTTATAAGAATTAA
- a CDS encoding plasmid pRiA4b ORF-3 family protein, whose translation MAIYQFVAELKNFKPRMWRRFVASSDMKLSHFAYAIMHMFGCQYEHLFSLVVEKDKNEIKSVRENNIIDVKNLFKRFKSQKNAHEALNLMLNSDYLSMFSKETYYELPNEELSREFKDIRNFKVAEVFKNVKDKARLDYDFGDGWEFKIVLEKILDEDSYAKEDLPLVLKGKIRGIIEDCGGPWALQDLVEKFPKTNEATVDLSDAYLSEDELDWFGEDLEDILDFDVDEVNGGILDAIECQEDCYESQLE comes from the coding sequence ATGGCAATTTACCAATTCGTAGCAGAGTTAAAGAATTTCAAGCCTCGCATGTGGAGGCGCTTTGTTGCTTCAAGCGACATGAAGCTTTCACACTTCGCATACGCAATCATGCACATGTTCGGCTGCCAATACGAACATTTGTTTTCTTTAGTAGTTGAAAAAGACAAAAACGAAATAAAATCAGTCAGAGAAAACAACATTATTGACGTGAAGAACCTGTTCAAAAGATTCAAGAGTCAGAAGAACGCCCACGAAGCATTGAACTTGATGCTTAATTCCGATTATCTTTCCATGTTCAGCAAGGAAACCTATTACGAGCTCCCCAACGAGGAACTTTCACGAGAGTTCAAAGACATCCGAAACTTCAAGGTCGCCGAAGTATTCAAGAATGTCAAGGACAAGGCCCGACTGGATTACGACTTCGGTGACGGTTGGGAATTCAAAATTGTTCTGGAAAAAATTCTTGACGAAGACTCCTATGCAAAAGAGGACCTCCCCCTTGTTCTGAAAGGAAAAATTAGAGGAATCATCGAAGATTGCGGAGGCCCATGGGCACTGCAAGATCTCGTAGAAAAATTCCCTAAAACTAACGAAGCTACAGTAGACCTTAGCGATGCCTATCTAAGCGAAGATGAACTGGATTGGTTCGGTGAGGATCTAGAAGACATTTTGGATTTCGATGTTGACGAGGTAAACGGAGGAATCCTTGACGCCATCGAATGCCAAGAGGACTGTTACGAGTCGCAGCTAGAGTAA
- a CDS encoding AAA family ATPase, whose translation MSLIGRNAEIELLERYVASANAEFIALYGRRRVGKTFLVNQVFKGRFTFAMTGVLDGSKEEQMGAFVDALDLFGFECKERPENWMAAFTVLRKFLMHKVSSGEPCIVFIDEIPSLDTQGSGFVNALGHFWNSWASNQDNFKLIVCGSATSWMVKNLIDSKGGLHNRITHEIKLKPFTLQETAEYLQSRNFAWSRLLVLQTYMFTGGVAYYLSLLDESESLAQNIDRLYFAENGEMRREYKRLFKTLFSSAAPYMRLVEILARKKEGLTRKEIIAETKSEKGGTLSEQLQNLEECGFVRKFMIREKKVVKENGGIYQLVDPFTLFHLYFEGKAKGDTRYWENHINTPVVNTWLGMAFEKVCLLHVVQIKAALKIAGISTQQYSWRSKDAENRAQIDLIIDRADGMINLCEIKYSETDYSLSEVEFQKIERRFAAFANEIGSRKGIFKTLITAGPVKKNQYTESLPVKLTSDCLFA comes from the coding sequence ATGAGTCTTATTGGAAGAAATGCTGAAATTGAACTACTGGAACGCTATGTTGCCTCTGCAAACGCCGAGTTTATTGCCCTCTATGGGCGACGTCGAGTGGGCAAAACGTTCCTGGTGAATCAGGTTTTCAAGGGGCGATTTACCTTTGCCATGACAGGCGTTCTTGACGGAAGCAAGGAAGAACAGATGGGCGCTTTTGTGGATGCGCTGGATTTGTTCGGGTTTGAATGCAAAGAACGACCTGAAAACTGGATGGCTGCTTTTACGGTGCTTCGCAAGTTTTTAATGCACAAGGTTTCTTCTGGTGAGCCATGTATCGTTTTCATTGATGAAATTCCTAGTCTAGATACGCAGGGTTCGGGCTTTGTCAATGCACTTGGACATTTTTGGAACAGCTGGGCATCTAACCAGGATAATTTCAAACTGATTGTTTGCGGTTCTGCAACATCATGGATGGTCAAGAACCTGATCGACAGCAAGGGCGGGCTGCATAACCGGATTACCCATGAAATCAAATTGAAACCGTTTACTCTTCAGGAGACCGCTGAGTATTTGCAGTCAAGAAATTTTGCATGGTCCCGACTGCTGGTTTTGCAAACTTATATGTTTACTGGTGGAGTGGCCTATTATCTTAGCTTGCTTGACGAATCCGAAAGTCTTGCACAAAACATCGACCGTCTTTACTTTGCAGAAAACGGCGAGATGCGCCGCGAATACAAACGCCTTTTCAAAACATTGTTCAGCTCTGCCGCCCCCTACATGCGCCTTGTAGAAATTCTTGCACGGAAAAAGGAAGGCTTGACCCGCAAGGAAATCATTGCAGAAACGAAAAGCGAAAAAGGCGGAACACTTTCGGAACAACTCCAGAATTTGGAAGAGTGTGGCTTTGTTCGCAAGTTCATGATTAGGGAAAAGAAAGTGGTTAAGGAAAACGGGGGAATCTATCAGCTTGTAGATCCGTTTACTTTGTTCCATCTGTATTTTGAAGGCAAGGCGAAGGGCGACACACGTTATTGGGAGAATCACATCAACACTCCTGTTGTGAACACGTGGCTGGGCATGGCTTTTGAAAAGGTCTGCCTGCTTCATGTGGTACAGATAAAGGCGGCTCTCAAGATTGCCGGAATCTCCACACAACAGTATTCCTGGCGTAGCAAGGATGCTGAAAATCGCGCCCAGATCGACTTGATTATTGACCGTGCCGACGGAATGATTAACTTGTGCGAAATAAAGTATTCTGAAACGGATTATAGCCTTAGCGAAGTTGAGTTCCAAAAAATTGAACGTCGTTTTGCCGCGTTCGCCAATGAAATAGGATCTCGTAAGGGCATATTCAAGACGCTCATTACAGCAGGTCCCGTGAAGAAAAATCAGTACACGGAGTCGCTGCCAGTGAAACTTACTTCGGATTGTCTGTTTGCGTAA
- a CDS encoding CatB-related O-acetyltransferase encodes MKNGKEPNPNTVHPIAGYEKEIYVRPTIKNPNIIVGEFSYIADSEFESHVTNFYPWSRDKLIIGKFCQIASGAEFMMNDANHQMSAVSTFPFYTLEGWDMEAPNPNDMPFKGDTVIGNDVWIGQDATILPGVHIGDGAIIGAKSVVGSNVEPYTIVAGNPAKPIRKRFDDELIHLLLEWKWWDKTIEEINSLIPILTCCDLDEVKTEIKSKLK; translated from the coding sequence ATGAAAAACGGAAAAGAGCCAAATCCGAATACCGTGCATCCTATCGCCGGTTATGAGAAAGAAATATATGTGAGACCAACAATTAAGAATCCGAATATTATTGTTGGCGAGTTTTCTTATATTGCTGATTCTGAATTTGAGAGTCATGTGACGAACTTCTACCCGTGGAGCAGAGACAAACTGATTATCGGCAAGTTCTGCCAAATTGCATCAGGTGCAGAGTTTATGATGAATGACGCAAACCACCAGATGAGTGCGGTATCTACTTTTCCGTTTTATACACTTGAAGGCTGGGACATGGAGGCTCCAAATCCGAATGATATGCCGTTTAAGGGAGATACTGTTATAGGGAATGATGTCTGGATCGGGCAGGATGCGACCATCCTTCCGGGAGTACATATCGGTGATGGAGCCATCATCGGCGCAAAGAGCGTAGTTGGAAGCAATGTGGAACCTTATACGATTGTTGCAGGAAATCCTGCGAAACCTATACGTAAGAGATTTGATGATGAATTGATTCATCTGTTGCTTGAATGGAAATGGTGGGATAAAACCATTGAAGAAATTAACAGTCTGATTCCGATACTGACATGTTGCGACCTTGATGAAGTTAAAACAGAAATAAAATCAAAACTGAAATAA